The following are encoded together in the Lathyrus oleraceus cultivar Zhongwan6 chromosome 3, CAAS_Psat_ZW6_1.0, whole genome shotgun sequence genome:
- the LOC127125831 gene encoding uncharacterized protein LOC127125831 produces the protein MEDRYSLSIIGEMDKLWFHQIILFSKPTTTPFVAKHVEKHVPTPESSSSSSSSSSSSSSILSLTPLLEEETSTDESLSSEKQVSIISLPIQDGSIENKEEMKEILDKLSHLDCSHLSCSSLPTTRNRPEKSRKKDKLQKTMSCRTLGELELDEVKGFMDLGFIFKKEYISPRMISVVPGLQRLCSFQNNKQNHSASQIMGEDATENNDDDDDIVVEVYEDEKRDIMRPYLSEAWLIKKPDSPLLTMKVPKTCSADNMKKHLRVWAKTVASEVKQE, from the exons ATGGAAGATAGATATTCTTTAAGCATTATAGGAGAAATGGATAAGCTTTGGTTTCACCAAATCATTCTTTTCTCAAAACCAACAACAACACCATTTGTAGCAAAACATGTTGAAAAACATGTTCCTACACCAGAATCTTCTTCCTCTTCCTCCTCCTCGTCATCGTCGTCATCGTCTATTCTTTCTTTGACACCACTGCTAGAAGAAGAAACTTCAACAGATGAATCACTTTCTTCCGAGAAACAAGTTTCAATAATCTCTTTACCAATTCAG GATGGTTCAATTGAAAACAAAGAAGAAATGAAGGAAATATTAGACAAACTGAGTCATTTGGATTGTTCACATCTATCATGTTCATCGTTACCAACAACTCGAAACCGTCCCGAAAAATCGAGGAAAAAGGATAAACTGCAAAAAACCATGAGCTGCAGGACACTTGGGGAACTTGAACTTGATGAAGTGAAGGGTTTTATGGATCTTGGTTTCATATTCAAGAAGGAATACATTAGTCCAAGAATGATTAGTGTTGTTCCTGGCTTGCAGAGACTTTGTTCATTCCAAAATAATAAACAGAATCACTCAGCGTCGCAAATAATGGGTGAAGATGCAACAGaaaataatgatgatgatgatgatattgttGTTGAAGTTTATGAAGATGAAAAGAGAGATATCATGAGACCATATTTATCAGAGGCATGGCTTATAAAGAAGCCTGATTCACCATTACTAACCATGAAAGTTCCCAAGACTTGTTCAGCTGATAATATGAAGAAACATCTTAGGGTTTGGGCTAAAACCGTGGCCTCAGAAGTCAAACAAGAATGA